CACATTTCGGTGACTTCGCGGTGTTCTTCGGTCCGGCTGGTGAAGAAGCAGATGCGGTGGCCTTCGTCGTACCACTTGTTGACGATGCGTAGCGCGTCGGGGTAGGGGAGGCAGGTGCCCATCCGCTCCGGTTCTTCGTTGGGGATGTCGTCACAGATCGTGCCGTCGATGTCGATGAGGAAGTTCTTTACGCCGTCGGGCAGGACGGGGCTGATGAGTTCTCCTTTTTCGTTGAAGGTGGTTTCGAGGTCCTTTTCGGAAGCGTCGTTTGTCATGTTTCGGTTGTTTGGGGGGATCAAACCTGAAAGTAAAGCGCGAAGATAGGGGAAAAAGGAACGGCTCGCCACCGGGGGCGCCGGGAGAAAGCGTCCGCCCGCCGGCGCTTGGCTGCCGTACATTTGCGCCGTCCGTAATCAATCCGCCCTCTTTCTCACAAATAAGTAACGTATGACCGAAGTCGCCCTCGTCACCGGTGCCAGCTCTGGAGTTGGTGAAGCGCTCGCCCCTCTCCTGGCCGCGCGCGGCTACCGCGTCTACGGTATGAGCCGCCGCCCCGTCGATCTCAAGGGCGTCACCAGCTTGCCCGCCGACGTGACGGATGCGCTGTCGCTGGTGCAAGCAACGGATCGGATAATAGCCGAAACGGGAAGGTTGGATATCGTCCTCCACTGCGCCGGGATCGGCGGGGCGGGGCCGGTGGAACAAATGCCTACGGAACGGGCCCGCAAGATCATGGACACTAACTTCTGGGGAAGCTGGAACCTCTGCCAGGCCACGCTGCTCCACCTCCGGAAGAGCCCGCGCGGGAGGCTGGTCCTCGTCGGCAGCATCGCCGGGTTCATGGGCATCCCCTTCCGCGGGGCCTACTGCGCCAGCAAGGCCGCCCTGAAAACGATGACGGATTCCCTCCGCCTCGAAGTGCAGGGTACCGACCTCCAGGTCACCATGGTCGCTCCTGGAGATATCGCTACAAACTCCATCGCCACCCAGTACCGCCAGCCCGCCGAAGACCTCGACCCCATCTACCAGGCTCGCTACCGCAAAGCGGATGACGGCATGGCCAGCAACGTGGACGCCGGGATGTCCGCCACCCACGTCGCCGAGGAGATCTACCGCATCATGAACCGGGATAGCCTCAAGCCATATTACGTGGTGGGTCAGTTCGTCCAGAAAGCGAGTACCGTCGCCAGCCGGTGGTTGCCGGGGCGTTTGTGGGAGAAGGTGTTGGCGAAGTATTATGAATAGGGAACATTAAGGTAGTATGGATCCCACGCAAGTAGCAGGGCTCACGCATGGGTTTGATAATGCGGAGCGCAAGAAGCGCCGCGACATCAGAAAGCAGACTTAAGAGGCTGTTTTCTTATTGCAACTTGGTTGCAACTTTGGGGAGTGGCAAAGTGTCTGCACCGTAATTACCAAAAACGAATTACGTGGATTCTTCTCCTTCTTTTGACGCGATTATTGTGGGTGGCAGTTACGCCGGGCTCTCCGCCGCCATGTCCCTGGGCAGATCGTTACGCCGCACGCTCATCATCGATGGTGGCCGGCCTTGTAACCGGCAGACGCCCCACAGCCACAATCTCATCACTCAGGACGGGGTAGCCCCGGCGGCCATTAGCGCTTTAGCGAAGGCACAAACTTTAGCCTATACCTCCGTTGAATTCAAGGAAGGACTCGTAGTGGGGGCAATGCGAACGGAGGAAGGTTTTGTCGTTTCCACCAACGATGATGATTCTTTCCACTGCCGAAAACTGATTTTTGCAACGGGGATCAAGGATGAATTACCCCAA
The Lewinella sp. 4G2 genome window above contains:
- a CDS encoding SDR family oxidoreductase — protein: MTEVALVTGASSGVGEALAPLLAARGYRVYGMSRRPVDLKGVTSLPADVTDALSLVQATDRIIAETGRLDIVLHCAGIGGAGPVEQMPTERARKIMDTNFWGSWNLCQATLLHLRKSPRGRLVLVGSIAGFMGIPFRGAYCASKAALKTMTDSLRLEVQGTDLQVTMVAPGDIATNSIATQYRQPAEDLDPIYQARYRKADDGMASNVDAGMSATHVAEEIYRIMNRDSLKPYYVVGQFVQKASTVASRWLPGRLWEKVLAKYYE
- a CDS encoding phosphoheptose isomerase, which encodes MTNDASEKDLETTFNEKGELISPVLPDGVKNFLIDIDGTICDDIPNEEPERMGTCLPYPDALRIVNKWYDEGHRICFFTSRTEEHREVTEMWLDKHNFKWHTMLMGKPRGGNYHWIDNHIVKATRFKGKFTDLVVKNRDVEVFND